From the Rhodococcus sp. NBC_00297 genome, one window contains:
- a CDS encoding DUF2516 family protein — translation MPMAYSATSAIMNILQLIALVGVAFALFHAIRQRPDAFTAADKLNKPGWVAILAVALLILLVFPVVGFVGIIAVVAIGVYLVDVRPKVDDIQRGPRW, via the coding sequence ATGCCCATGGCGTACAGCGCGACCAGCGCGATCATGAACATCCTGCAACTCATCGCTCTGGTGGGTGTGGCGTTCGCGCTCTTCCACGCCATCCGCCAGCGCCCCGACGCCTTCACCGCCGCGGACAAGCTGAACAAGCCGGGGTGGGTGGCCATTCTCGCGGTCGCGCTGCTGATCCTGCTCGTCTTCCCGGTGGTGGGCTTCGTCGGCATCATCGCCGTCGTCGCCATCGGTGTGTACCTCGTGGACGTGCGGCCCAAGGTCGACGACATCCAGCGCGGACCGCGCTGGTAG